The following coding sequences lie in one Candidatus Paceibacterota bacterium genomic window:
- a CDS encoding nucleotide exchange factor GrpE, producing MTAERNKKDQVEPEEEEIVETNEDGEELPGKDQLKRLRERLKEAVAEKQKYLDNWQRDKAEFINARKRDEERNAEHLQYASARLVEELLPVLDSFDAAISKMKQDENVPKEWRSGLESIDQQLRTVLSKNAVEAFGEVGDSFDPNFHQSIASVKSEGVEKSHTVAEVVQKGYKMKERLLRPALVKVYE from the coding sequence ATGACTGCCGAGAGAAATAAAAAAGATCAAGTTGAACCAGAGGAGGAGGAAATCGTTGAAACCAACGAAGACGGTGAGGAATTGCCCGGCAAGGATCAGTTAAAGAGGCTCCGAGAACGATTAAAGGAAGCAGTAGCGGAAAAACAAAAATATCTAGACAATTGGCAGAGAGACAAGGCTGAATTCATTAATGCCCGTAAACGTGATGAAGAGCGGAATGCCGAACATCTTCAGTATGCTTCGGCCAGATTGGTAGAGGAGCTTTTGCCGGTTTTGGATAGTTTTGATGCCGCTATCAGTAAGATGAAACAGGACGAAAACGTCCCGAAAGAATGGAGGAGTGGTCTGGAAAGTATTGATCAGCAGCTTCGCACCGTATTAAGTAAGAACGCCGTCGAAGCTTTCGGAGAGGTTGGTGATTCTTTTGACCCAAACTTTCATCAGTCAATTGCTTCAGTAAAATCAGAAGGGGTGGAAAAAAGTCATACCGTTGCCGAAGTGGTTCAGAAAGGTTATAAAATGAAGGAAAGATTATTGAGACCGGCTTTAGTAAAAGTTTATGAATAA
- the dnaK gene encoding molecular chaperone DnaK, which produces MAKIIGIDLGTTNSAVAVMEAGSPKILENAEGARTTPSIVAESKTKERLVGLLAKRQSVTNPQNTIFQIKRFIGHNFDEAAVQKDIKAVPFESRKASNGGIEVKMGEKWFRPEEISAMILQKLKKDAEARLGQTITEAVITVPAYFNDSQRQATKDAGKIAGLDVKRIINEPTAAALAYGFDKKKDEKIAVFDFGGGTFDISILEVGGDVIEVKSTDGDAHLGGKDIDQKIINWLADEFKREQGIDLLTDPLAKQRLDEAAEKAKIELSTALETEVNIPFITSGADGPKHLLIKMTRAKLEELTAEFIDRAMQITKRAMEASPFKLNEINEIILVGGQTRMPKIQQEVKNYFGKDPNMTVNPDEVVALGAAIQGGILAGDVKDVLLLDVIPLSLGIETMGNVATKLIDRNTTIPTSRSQIFSTAADNQTSVEIHVVQGERAMAKDNKSLGRFILDGIPPAPRGMPQIEVTFDVDANGILNVKAKDKASGKEQSITIQGSSGLSKDEIDRMQKEAEANKAEDEKKRQEVEVKNLAEQLIYTAEKSLKDGGDKVPADVKTSVEEKVTALRGVKDGTDTEAIKKATEELSTELSKVGEAINKANQSNSSTGSTQTDGQNGSDQTGGPEGNVRDAETK; this is translated from the coding sequence ATGGCAAAAATTATTGGAATTGACTTAGGAACTACAAACTCGGCCGTGGCAGTGATGGAGGCAGGCTCGCCAAAGATCTTGGAAAATGCTGAAGGCGCTCGTACCACACCTTCCATCGTAGCCGAATCAAAAACAAAAGAGAGATTGGTAGGGCTTTTGGCCAAACGCCAAAGTGTCACTAATCCGCAAAACACCATCTTTCAAATCAAGCGTTTCATTGGGCACAACTTTGATGAAGCCGCCGTTCAGAAAGATATTAAGGCCGTGCCGTTTGAGAGTCGAAAGGCTTCAAATGGCGGTATCGAGGTAAAAATGGGTGAGAAATGGTTTCGACCGGAAGAGATTTCGGCCATGATCCTTCAGAAATTAAAGAAGGATGCCGAAGCGCGTCTCGGGCAGACCATTACGGAGGCGGTTATTACCGTGCCGGCTTACTTCAACGACTCCCAACGACAGGCCACCAAAGATGCTGGAAAGATTGCCGGTCTCGATGTTAAAAGAATCATTAACGAGCCAACGGCGGCGGCCTTAGCTTACGGTTTTGACAAAAAGAAAGATGAAAAGATTGCCGTCTTTGACTTCGGAGGCGGAACTTTCGATATTTCCATTCTGGAAGTTGGCGGCGATGTCATCGAAGTAAAGTCAACGGATGGAGATGCTCACCTTGGCGGTAAAGACATTGATCAGAAAATCATCAATTGGCTAGCTGATGAATTTAAACGGGAGCAGGGAATTGATCTGCTAACCGATCCTTTGGCCAAGCAGCGATTAGATGAGGCAGCCGAGAAGGCCAAGATTGAGCTCTCAACTGCTTTAGAAACGGAGGTGAATATTCCATTCATTACTTCAGGCGCTGATGGTCCGAAGCACCTGCTTATCAAAATGACTCGCGCCAAGCTTGAGGAATTGACGGCTGAATTCATTGATCGAGCCATGCAGATTACCAAGCGCGCCATGGAAGCATCGCCCTTCAAACTGAATGAAATTAATGAGATCATTTTGGTCGGTGGTCAGACTCGCATGCCGAAAATCCAGCAGGAAGTGAAAAATTACTTCGGCAAAGATCCGAACATGACTGTCAATCCTGATGAAGTAGTAGCTCTGGGTGCCGCTATTCAGGGAGGAATTTTGGCTGGAGATGTGAAGGATGTGCTGCTTCTCGACGTTATTCCACTTTCACTTGGAATTGAAACCATGGGAAATGTGGCCACTAAATTAATTGATCGAAATACTACCATTCCAACTTCCCGCTCGCAGATATTCTCGACTGCCGCGGACAATCAGACTTCGGTTGAGATTCATGTCGTTCAGGGTGAAAGAGCCATGGCTAAAGACAATAAATCACTCGGAAGATTCATTCTTGATGGAATTCCACCGGCTCCGCGAGGTATGCCGCAGATTGAAGTAACCTTTGATGTGGACGCAAACGGAATCTTGAATGTCAAAGCCAAAGACAAAGCAAGTGGTAAAGAGCAGTCCATTACCATCCAAGGAAGCTCCGGTCTTTCAAAAGACGAAATCGATAGAATGCAGAAAGAAGCTGAAGCTAACAAAGCTGAGGATGAAAAGAAACGACAGGAGGTTGAGGTTAAGAACTTGGCCGAGCAGTTGATTTACACTGCGGAGAAATCATTAAAAGATGGCGGTGATAAAGTACCAGCCGATGTAAAGACCTCAGTGGAAGAGAAGGTCACTGCTTTGCGGGGAGTAAAAGATGGAACTGATACAGAGGCAATCAAGAAGGCTACGGAAGAGTTATCTACCGAATTATCGAAAGTAGGAGAGGCAATTAATAAAGCTAACCAAAGCAACTCCTCGACTGGCTCCACGCAAACAGATGGCCAGAACGGCAGTGATCAAACTGGCGGACCAGAAGGAAATGTTAGGGATGCAGAGACAAAATAA
- the dnaJ gene encoding molecular chaperone DnaJ, giving the protein MAKDYYKTLGIDKKASKDEIKKAFRAQAHKYHPDKGGGEAAATKFKEASEAYSVLSDEKKRAQYDMYGEAGAGFGGAGQGFGGFDFSQGFDPSQFQDFDLGDIFGDFFGGGRASRRSARGRDISIDLEIPFAESVFGTERNVLLTKTSVCSHCHGSGGEPGTEMQTCPTCNGQGQINEARRSFLGVFNTVIVCPTCHGSGQVPKVKCKQCKGEGVERKQTEIKIKIPAGINNGEMIRLSGEGEAISGGSAGDLYVKIHVRPHPVFTKEGSNLYMTLKIKLSEALLGTEIPIETLDGKVTVKVPAGITFGEILRIKGKGVPGERTNRRGDLMIRIQIELPKKLSKESKKLIEELKKEGI; this is encoded by the coding sequence ATGGCGAAAGATTATTACAAAACTCTAGGCATCGATAAAAAGGCCTCGAAAGACGAGATCAAGAAGGCTTTTCGTGCGCAGGCACATAAGTATCATCCGGATAAAGGCGGCGGCGAAGCCGCCGCCACCAAATTCAAAGAAGCTAGCGAAGCTTACTCTGTGTTGTCTGATGAGAAGAAACGAGCTCAATACGATATGTATGGAGAGGCCGGCGCCGGATTTGGAGGCGCCGGCCAAGGCTTCGGCGGCTTTGATTTCAGTCAAGGCTTTGACCCAAGTCAATTTCAGGACTTCGATCTCGGAGATATCTTTGGCGACTTCTTCGGCGGAGGCCGTGCTTCCAGACGCTCCGCACGAGGTCGTGACATCTCCATCGATCTCGAAATTCCATTTGCTGAATCGGTTTTTGGCACCGAGCGCAATGTTCTCCTGACCAAAACCAGCGTCTGTAGTCATTGTCACGGTAGTGGTGGCGAACCGGGCACCGAAATGCAAACCTGTCCGACCTGCAACGGCCAAGGACAGATTAATGAAGCCCGCCGTTCGTTTTTGGGCGTCTTTAATACGGTTATAGTCTGTCCTACTTGTCACGGTAGCGGCCAAGTGCCGAAAGTAAAATGCAAACAATGTAAAGGTGAGGGAGTGGAAAGAAAACAGACCGAAATCAAAATCAAAATTCCCGCCGGCATCAATAACGGCGAAATGATCCGACTTTCCGGCGAAGGCGAAGCTATTTCAGGCGGCTCGGCCGGAGATCTATACGTCAAAATCCATGTGCGACCTCATCCAGTTTTCACTAAGGAAGGCTCAAACCTTTACATGACCCTGAAAATTAAATTGAGCGAGGCACTCCTGGGCACCGAGATCCCCATTGAGACTTTGGACGGAAAAGTTACGGTTAAGGTTCCAGCCGGCATCACTTTTGGAGAAATCTTGCGAATTAAAGGCAAAGGCGTACCGGGCGAGCGAACCAATCGTCGCGGGGATCTAATGATCCGAATTCAGATTGAGTTGCCGAAAAAACTTTCTAAAGAAAGCAAAAAGCTAATTGAAGAACTCAAAAAAGAGGGGATTTAA
- a CDS encoding UBP-type zinc finger domain-containing protein, with translation MEKKCTHISSIKEVKPKSSGCEECLKMGDKWVSLRLCLSCGHVGCCDSSKNKHATKHFKATGHPIIQFFGPEQNWRWCYVDEMFI, from the coding sequence ATGGAAAAGAAATGTACTCATATAAGCAGTATTAAAGAGGTCAAACCTAAAAGTTCTGGTTGTGAAGAATGTTTGAAAATGGGAGATAAATGGGTTTCACTTAGACTTTGCCTCAGTTGCGGTCATGTGGGTTGCTGCGATTCATCCAAGAACAAGCACGCTACTAAACATTTTAAAGCAACTGGCCATCCAATCATTCAATTCTTTGGACCGGAGCAAAATTGGCGCTGGTGCTATGTTGATGAAATGTTTATTTAA
- a CDS encoding helix-turn-helix domain-containing protein, with protein MILLKINSKMLLMLNNTKNDLTSIGLSEKQITVYVCLIKLGTATVSVIAKEAKVNRSSTYVIIDSLRKRGLVELVVGHKCQQFVAATPDAILKIAEDAVKDRTLALDSVKKIIPELRAYHKETRYKPTVKVYEGVEGLKNTYHDIFSSEAKDLKTYANPGTIFKIFPNFLEEHNIPRIKKGIKMRAINPANKESVARWRTLPKNIPDQISLIPEKEYKFPCDMAIYGNRVALVDPVKKFGIIIEHKEIAEMFKNSFNLAWKEAQRLHERIKK; from the coding sequence TTGATTCTTTTAAAGATTAATTCTAAGATGTTGTTGATGCTTAACAACACAAAAAATGACTTAACTTCCATTGGATTAAGTGAGAAACAAATCACAGTTTATGTCTGTTTAATAAAGCTCGGGACCGCAACAGTCAGTGTGATAGCTAAAGAGGCAAAAGTTAATAGAAGCTCGACTTATGTCATCATTGATTCTTTGCGGAAACGCGGTCTGGTGGAGTTGGTGGTGGGTCATAAATGTCAACAATTTGTGGCAGCTACCCCAGATGCTATTCTGAAAATCGCAGAAGACGCTGTAAAAGACCGTACTCTTGCTTTAGATTCGGTGAAAAAAATCATCCCTGAATTGCGTGCTTATCATAAAGAAACACGATACAAGCCAACCGTGAAAGTATATGAGGGCGTTGAAGGATTGAAAAATACTTATCATGATATCTTTTCTTCTGAGGCGAAAGATTTAAAGACTTATGCAAATCCAGGGACTATTTTTAAAATTTTCCCGAACTTTCTAGAAGAACATAATATACCTCGTATTAAAAAAGGTATAAAGATGCGGGCAATAAATCCTGCCAACAAGGAGTCTGTAGCTCGCTGGAGAACATTGCCCAAAAATATACCTGATCAAATCTCGCTCATACCAGAAAAAGAATATAAATTCCCTTGTGATATGGCTATATATGGGAATCGAGTAGCATTAGTAGATCCCGTAAAAAAATTTGGAATTATCATTGAACATAAAGAAATAGCGGAGATGTTCAAAAATAGTTTTAATTTAGCGTGGAAAGAGGCTCAGAGGTTACACGAACGGATCAAAAAATAG
- a CDS encoding ThiF family adenylyltransferase, which produces MDLFSKIKKQPHKPDTIWQPSIFDLKTQKDQKAVADLIESGAIDRIIETFHIQNKELAEVRDPSKISHPTETKTESKTDPDEGVWVYFPWRKSLIHLLAKSDYIELRTSRNSHLITLEEQKKFEGARIGFAGLNVGNPGAVCITLEGGSRQMKLADLDPLSVSNMNRFNTGIDNLGVNKVIISARQIFEIDPFMEIELYEDGIKPENIDKFLLEPKIDLLIEEMDNLKLKILIRERAKLHRIPVIMVTADGILDIERYDLEPDLPIMAGNLRAEVIEGINNVVPSKGNLRERVMLARDFIGKDLHSQRLNEAFEKIGTEIPSIPQLAEWTFLRGALLCHGARKILSGEKVVSGRYLLTSDSILKKKIA; this is translated from the coding sequence ATGGATCTCTTCTCTAAAATTAAAAAACAACCTCACAAACCGGATACGATCTGGCAACCCTCTATTTTTGATTTAAAAACGCAGAAGGATCAAAAGGCCGTGGCAGATCTTATAGAAAGTGGGGCAATTGACCGAATAATTGAAACTTTTCATATTCAGAATAAAGAATTGGCCGAAGTTCGGGATCCATCTAAAATTTCTCATCCAACCGAAACAAAGACAGAATCTAAAACAGATCCCGACGAAGGAGTTTGGGTGTATTTCCCTTGGAGGAAAAGTCTGATTCACCTTTTGGCGAAATCTGATTATATAGAACTTCGGACGTCTCGAAATAGTCACTTGATTACCCTGGAGGAACAGAAAAAGTTCGAGGGGGCGAGAATTGGTTTCGCCGGTCTAAATGTCGGTAATCCGGGGGCCGTTTGTATTACGCTAGAGGGAGGATCCCGTCAGATGAAATTGGCTGACCTTGATCCTTTATCTGTGTCGAATATGAACCGTTTTAATACCGGCATTGATAATTTAGGAGTAAATAAAGTCATAATCTCTGCTAGACAAATATTCGAAATAGATCCATTCATGGAAATAGAATTGTATGAAGATGGAATTAAGCCGGAAAATATTGATAAATTTCTTCTTGAGCCTAAAATTGACCTACTCATTGAGGAAATGGACAATTTAAAATTGAAAATTCTTATCCGGGAAAGAGCTAAGCTTCATCGGATCCCAGTGATTATGGTCACCGCTGATGGCATTTTAGACATTGAAAGATATGATTTGGAACCTGATTTGCCAATTATGGCGGGCAACTTGAGGGCGGAAGTCATTGAAGGGATAAATAATGTTGTGCCCAGCAAAGGCAACTTGCGAGAAAGAGTGATGTTGGCGCGGGATTTTATCGGGAAGGATCTGCATTCTCAACGTTTAAACGAAGCTTTTGAAAAAATTGGTACGGAAATCCCAAGCATTCCGCAGTTAGCCGAATGGACGTTTTTGCGCGGCGCCCTCCTCTGTCATGGCGCAAGAAAAATTCTAAGCGGAGAGAAAGTGGTATCCGGAAGATACTTATTAACTTCTGACAGTATTTTGAAAAAGAAAATAGCCTGA